The Xiphophorus hellerii strain 12219 chromosome 5, Xiphophorus_hellerii-4.1, whole genome shotgun sequence genome window below encodes:
- the npb gene encoding neuropeptide B: MKKSVRFAVVCVGVSLLISCQSVEAWYKQVTGPSYYSVGRASGLLSGIRRSPTVRRAESEETVMDSGEAAGNNLIQETNKQISVLKNMAICLKDISPNLKSCELLQDGTGTFQCKADVFLTLDSLDCLSA; the protein is encoded by the exons ATGAAGAAGTCCGTCAGGTTCGCCGTGGTGTGCGTCGGAGTGTCTCTGCTCATCTCCTGCCAGTCCGTCGAAGCCTGGTACAAGCAGGTGACCGGACCCAGCTACTACTCTGTGGGCCGCGCCTCCGGGCTGCTGTCCGGCATCAGGAGGTCTCCGACCGTCCGGAGAGCCGAGTCCGAGGAGACGGTGATGGACAGCGGGGAGGCGGCGGGAAACAACTTGATCCAAGAGACCAACAAGCAAATCTCCGTCCTGAAGAACATG GCCATCTGCCTGAAGGACATCTCTCCAAACCTGAAGAGCTGCGAGCTGCTGCAGGACGGGACGGGAACCTTCCAGTGCAAGGCAGACGTCTTCCTCACCCTGGACTCCTTGGACTGCCTGTCCGCATGA